The following is a genomic window from Sphingobacterium spiritivorum.
CGATATATGAAGCAAAAGCAACAAAGAAGGCTTGTAAGTCAGTTTCCAAGTTACATGCTATTTTCAGAAAGGGGATTAATGTACCGTTGGCCCAGGTAATAAAACCTAAGATAAAAAAGAGGGCACAGCAGATTATCATCGGCCCGAAAGTAGATTGTTGAGTGGTTTTTTGTGGTTCCATGTTTAGGATTATAGATTATTTTATTGTTGAAAAAATCTTTATTACAAGGCTACTGAAATAATTTCACTTTTTATGTGCAAATGTTTATGCAAACGTTTGTTAAATCGATAGCCAGGTTAAAAAATCCTATAATATTAATAAAAAATCATCAGTTTTATATTAATTATAGTAAGGATATTACAAAAAGAAGAGCGAATCCAGGGGGTGGAATCGCTCTCAAAACCTAAACCGTATCACAAAACCAAGAAAATGGTTTCTATAGGTATTAGACAATGTATTTTTAAAAAAGTTTTGTAACAAATTATCTTTTTGGAACTATGGCAACCGTAAGTCTCGATATGCAAAGCAATTGCCCGCGATGATTATTAATCCGGATATCCCACACATGCGTAGTTGCACCTATATGTAAGGGGCTGCATATGGCTGTTACCTCTTTATCTGTTGCTGATCGTATATGATTAGCATTGATCTCCAGCCCTACACCCATATATTTTTCATCGTTGACAACCATGTTGGAAGCAATACTTCCTACAGATTCGGCCAATACTACAGATGCTCCTCCATGCAACAGTCCGAATGGCTGTTTGGTTTTTTCGTTGACAGGCATGGTTGCCGTAATACTGTTCTCTGTCAGTTCAGTTGCTTTAATACCTAGAAAACCGGTCATATTTTTTGCAAATATGACGTTTAGTTCATCCAGATTGTATTCTTTAAACCAGATACTACTCATTGTCAGGATTAAGGTAACGTTCTTGTATGATAAATTTGTGGTGATTCAAGTGGCCGGCTACGATATAGACAAAGGCGCGGACACTGATCAGACGGTCAGAAGCCATCCCTTTACGACTCAGTTCTGTTTCATTAAAGGTATGAAACAAAGACAGATTTGATCGTCTCAGATAATTGAATTCTTCGATTATACTTTCCAGTGTACGTTCGTTGTGTCGTCCGTTTTGCACAAATTCTTCCTGTTCAAAAGCAGGTAATGAAGTCATATCATTTCTTGCAAAGCGCAATGCTCGGTAAGACATGACACGTTCTGCATCCAGAATATGGCACAATACCTCTTTGATAGTCCATTTATCCTCTGCGTATTTGTACAGCTCTTTATCTTTGGGGATAGATGATATAAAAGCAGGGAAGGTGTTGAGTTGATCTTCAAGGACTTCCATTACGTCTCCGACAATAGTCTCTATGTAGTCAGCGTAGATTGCCGGGTATTCATCCGATTTGAGTGGGTTCATATCTTAAATTGCTCTTTAATACTATTCTAAATGTTGTTCCTTTTCCTATCTCGGATTCTTTGACAAAAATCTGTCCTTTATGATAGTCTACCATACGCTTGGTGAGGCTCAGCCCGAGCCCCCATCCTCTTTTACGTGTGGTAAAGCCAGGTTGGAAGACTGTCTCAAAATTTGATTTTGGAATTCCTTTGCCCGTATCACTAATGTCTATAAAAATTTCTTCTTTTGCAATGTTTTCTGAAATGTTAACACTCACCAGCCCCTCCGATTCAATAGCGTTTACTGCATTTTTGAGTAAGTTTTCAAGTATCCAGTCAAACAGAGGCGCATTCAGCTTCGCTTCTATATGGGTGTCACCTGTCAGGGTGAATGTAATTTTATCACTCGTCCGTATTCTGAAATAATTGATAAAATCATTTACTATCGTGTAGACATTGTAGTTGGATAAAGAAGGTATGGAACCAATCTTGGAAAACCGGTCGGCGACGATCTCCAGCCGTTTGACATCTCTTTCCATTTCGTTCAGAATATTATCATCCTCAGCATCAAACCTCATTCTGACAAGTTCCAGCCACCCCATTAAGGAAGAAATAGGCGTGCCGAGCTGATGTGCAGCTTCTTTGGCCATACCTACCCATACCAGATTTTGCTCTGACTTCTTAATCGAATTAAATACAGTATAAGCTATTATAAGAAAAATCGCAATAACGGAAAGTTGTACATAGGGAAATATCCGGAGTTGTATCAGTTCGTTGGAATCCTTATAGAATACCTGCCATTGATCTCCATTGTCCAGGTTAATGGTAATAGGCGGGTGGCTGCGCTTCATCTCTTTCAGTTCTTTCTGAAAGTATCCGGGATCATAAACAGGGCTGTTGGCTGCAACAGAATCTTGTTCGCTGTGCCTGATATTGGTTTTGGTCGAATCCAGATCCCTCCAGAATATTATGTTATCTTTCTGATCTGTGATAATCGCCGGTAACGCCAGACTGTCTCTTACAGCATAGATGAAGGTGATAAATTCGTCATCCACATCGGGCATGGTAATAATGCTTTTGGTACTCATGGCCCATACCTG
Proteins encoded in this region:
- a CDS encoding DinB family protein, giving the protein MNPLKSDEYPAIYADYIETIVGDVMEVLEDQLNTFPAFISSIPKDKELYKYAEDKWTIKEVLCHILDAERVMSYRALRFARNDMTSLPAFEQEEFVQNGRHNERTLESIIEEFNYLRRSNLSLFHTFNETELSRKGMASDRLISVRAFVYIVAGHLNHHKFIIQERYLNPDNE
- a CDS encoding hotdog fold thioesterase — encoded protein: MSSIWFKEYNLDELNVIFAKNMTGFLGIKATELTENSITATMPVNEKTKQPFGLLHGGASVVLAESVGSIASNMVVNDEKYMGVGLEINANHIRSATDKEVTAICSPLHIGATTHVWDIRINNHRGQLLCISRLTVAIVPKR
- a CDS encoding sensor histidine kinase, producing the protein MNPYQYNKQRWKFLLLIFAAIIAGASLFYTNNLVKNLSASERTKAQVWAMSTKSIITMPDVDDEFITFIYAVRDSLALPAIITDQKDNIIFWRDLDSTKTNIRHSEQDSVAANSPVYDPGYFQKELKEMKRSHPPITINLDNGDQWQVFYKDSNELIQLRIFPYVQLSVIAIFLIIAYTVFNSIKKSEQNLVWVGMAKEAAHQLGTPISSLMGWLELVRMRFDAEDDNILNEMERDVKRLEIVADRFSKIGSIPSLSNYNVYTIVNDFINYFRIRTSDKITFTLTGDTHIEAKLNAPLFDWILENLLKNAVNAIESEGLVSVNISENIAKEEIFIDISDTGKGIPKSNFETVFQPGFTTRKRGWGLGLSLTKRMVDYHKGQIFVKESEIGKGTTFRIVLKSNLRYEPTQIG